In a genomic window of Candidatus Hydrogenedentota bacterium:
- a CDS encoding DUF1080 domain-containing protein, whose protein sequence is MIRVTTVLLMAAGLVVFADDSFRDSVWVWGNPEMAREGRHTAVSFAQASPMERARILGAPNVIMAGHGLPSSDESADREMAGVRDARRIVWEIAPAVGGSAPFDYSDSIARIKRLAAQHPAIEGILLDDMSTVAIGAGLKPEHIRAIREQLGSDNERIRIWGVVYSMNLRDPMLDAYVRELDVINLWTWHARDLPQLAENVAYCAAQWPDKPIVVGLYLHDYGDGRPIPADLLQQSNETALSMARGKQIHGVVYLTIDNEPEAVLRTAQWLREQAGGPQSEKRISWASGEGWSVSGDPWSESEDGAIRPPDARNLHSRAFYTKEQFGDVTIEFDYNGSYRETGTGNAGLILRARDSNHFYYVHFPWGGQQLRAKHFWAGLAAVEGDAYQRNIAFAYVPGVPSETDRWYHVRVEAIGPRIRVWVDGRNALDVSDDRFDRGYVGFAGYGWYAFRNLYVSGEPAPADAWKQDPIPSHNFTVGLDSQGMPSGCVAPNGDVILAQANKLVRSKDKGRTWGAIETLPGTLGDVGDYGSALFHAGDALHVMVYRPQEAVQKPVPEIAMASSNDYGVTWTEPIPSQVATEWPSIPKNLVPYGPVHVTQGGVWLRFLLGGAKEDGAVFTDVRTWSATHAKAFVIRSVDRGATWSAPIDIDWPSWTDAKRGTISGSLDLTEPSAVVMGDTVTVLVRPVYSETMWQCWSNDAGASWDAAARTTFPGYAQSIARTHSGAIVCAHRYPQYAINVSRDDGLNWDAGTIIDYPVWGMGCIVEVEPDVLLCTYMNAERAQPLLAQLVRVTEGRIEPVVRQ, encoded by the coding sequence ATGATTCGAGTTACGACCGTGCTGCTGATGGCGGCGGGCCTCGTTGTGTTCGCGGACGATTCGTTCCGCGATTCGGTATGGGTTTGGGGTAACCCGGAGATGGCACGCGAGGGCCGGCACACGGCGGTTTCCTTCGCGCAGGCAAGCCCGATGGAGCGAGCGCGTATTCTTGGAGCGCCGAATGTAATCATGGCGGGTCACGGCCTGCCGAGTTCTGATGAATCCGCCGATCGCGAAATGGCCGGTGTGCGCGACGCGCGGCGAATCGTATGGGAAATTGCGCCCGCGGTGGGCGGCTCCGCGCCATTCGACTATTCCGATTCGATTGCGCGTATCAAACGGCTTGCGGCACAACATCCGGCCATCGAAGGGATTCTGCTCGACGATATGAGCACTGTCGCTATCGGCGCGGGGCTGAAACCGGAACATATCCGCGCGATCCGCGAACAACTTGGCTCGGACAATGAGCGCATCCGAATTTGGGGCGTGGTTTACAGCATGAACCTGCGCGATCCGATGCTCGACGCGTACGTGCGCGAACTCGATGTAATCAACTTGTGGACATGGCACGCGCGCGATTTGCCGCAGCTTGCGGAAAACGTCGCGTACTGCGCGGCGCAGTGGCCCGACAAACCTATCGTTGTCGGCCTCTACTTGCACGACTACGGCGACGGCCGGCCGATCCCCGCGGACCTCCTGCAACAGTCGAACGAGACGGCGCTCTCGATGGCGCGCGGCAAACAGATTCACGGTGTCGTCTATTTGACGATCGATAACGAACCGGAGGCGGTGCTGCGCACGGCGCAATGGCTTCGTGAACAGGCCGGAGGGCCACAATCCGAGAAACGGATTTCCTGGGCGAGCGGGGAGGGGTGGAGCGTGTCCGGCGATCCGTGGAGCGAAAGCGAGGACGGCGCAATTCGCCCGCCCGACGCGCGCAACCTGCACAGCCGCGCGTTCTATACGAAGGAGCAATTTGGCGACGTTACCATCGAGTTCGACTATAACGGAAGCTACCGCGAGACCGGTACAGGTAACGCAGGTCTCATCCTGCGCGCACGGGACTCGAACCATTTCTACTATGTTCACTTCCCTTGGGGAGGGCAGCAACTCCGCGCCAAACATTTCTGGGCGGGTCTCGCCGCGGTGGAGGGAGACGCCTATCAGCGAAACATTGCGTTCGCGTATGTCCCCGGCGTTCCGAGCGAAACGGATCGGTGGTACCACGTGCGTGTCGAGGCGATCGGTCCGCGTATCCGCGTTTGGGTGGATGGCCGCAACGCGCTGGATGTGTCGGACGATCGTTTCGATCGCGGATACGTCGGATTCGCGGGTTACGGCTGGTATGCGTTTCGCAATTTGTATGTTTCGGGCGAACCGGCCCCTGCGGACGCGTGGAAACAGGATCCGATTCCATCGCACAACTTCACGGTGGGTCTGGACAGCCAAGGGATGCCGAGTGGTTGCGTCGCACCAAATGGCGACGTCATCCTGGCGCAGGCAAACAAACTTGTGCGCTCAAAAGACAAAGGGCGCACGTGGGGCGCAATCGAGACGTTGCCGGGCACGCTCGGTGACGTGGGCGACTATGGGTCCGCACTGTTTCATGCGGGCGACGCGCTGCACGTAATGGTCTATCGACCGCAAGAGGCCGTTCAGAAACCGGTACCCGAAATTGCAATGGCGAGTTCGAACGACTACGGCGTTACATGGACGGAACCGATTCCGTCACAGGTTGCGACGGAGTGGCCCAGCATTCCAAAGAACCTCGTTCCGTACGGACCGGTACATGTTACGCAAGGCGGTGTGTGGCTGCGCTTCCTGCTTGGCGGCGCTAAAGAGGACGGCGCCGTGTTCACCGACGTACGCACGTGGAGCGCAACGCACGCAAAGGCATTCGTAATTCGCAGCGTCGACCGTGGCGCCACGTGGTCCGCCCCGATTGACATCGACTGGCCCTCGTGGACCGACGCCAAACGCGGGACGATTTCCGGCTCGCTTGATCTGACGGAACCGTCCGCGGTCGTGATGGGCGACACTGTCACCGTGCTGGTGCGGCCTGTATACAGCGAGACGATGTGGCAGTGCTGGTCTAACGACGCAGGAGCCTCGTGGGACGCCGCGGCGCGCACGACGTTCCCCGGCTACGCGCAATCCATCGCGCGCACGCATTCCGGCGCCATTGTCTGCGCGCACCGCTATCCGCAATACGCAATCAACGTCAGCCGGGATGATGGACTTAACTGGGACGCGGGTACGATCATCGATTATCCCGTTTGGGGGATGGGATGCATCGTAGAAGTTGAGCCCGATGTGCTGCTTTGTACCTACATGAATGCCGAGCGCGCGCAACCTCTACTGGCCCAATTGGTCCGCGTAACCGAAGGAAGGATTGAGCCCGTTGTACGGCAATAA
- a CDS encoding NPCBM/NEW2 domain-containing protein, whose protein sequence is MRFLVMLAAVCPPLYAAAPTSNELQDASLWVQAKFKGEQLVVESAPSIVVHANNDPVQPNGRAGKQMNIAGKQYTRGLYCHAVSRLRVRLPKPGKTFEAVAGVDSNDQTAGGRGSIEFLVRVGDREAWKSGVMREGMPGKDVSVDLEGATEFWLEVGDAQDGISCDQADWADARVTLIDGSDVWLGDLPIEGAGRAPYSTDPFFSFVYGGVPSHESMPKWKLKRSSERIDNQRTRHRLRYSDPNTGLEVRCEGIEYRDFPTVEWMLYFRNTSKTDSPILSDIRAIDTRFERGAGSEFALYYNKGDNCTADSYEPLVETLKPGSDMRIANTGGRPTQIAFPYWNLNFGNQGLIAVVSWAGQWSAQFQRDAGNGLQLRAGQELTHFKLLPGEEVRTPMIVLQFYHGDRWHAQNVWRAWMLAHNLPRPGGKLPPVPQLNACSSHQFGEMIHANSDSQKLFIDKYLERGMKLDYWWMDAGWYWNKTGWPNTGTWEVDTDRFPGGLRPISDYAHARNVDIIVWFEPERVTEGTWLATTHPEWIHGGAKGGLLNLGMPDARAWLTDHVHGLIKSEGIDLYRQDFNMDPLSFWRANDAEDRQGITEIRHVEGYLAYWDDLRNRHPDMLIDSCASGGRRNDLETLRRAVPLLRSDYIMEPVGNQCHTFALSPWFPFYGTGTSKTDPYLIKSTLCPSFTACWDQRDDSIDWPTIGRVVDEWRAIAPNYLGDFYPITEYSLDNNQWIAWQFNRPDVGEGAVQVFRRADSVYESARLPLHGLDPDATYRIGEPNRADAGRDYDGKTLMERGLPVTLNEKPGAVFIVYTRH, encoded by the coding sequence ATGCGATTTCTTGTCATGCTGGCAGCGGTCTGCCCACCATTGTACGCGGCTGCGCCTACATCGAATGAACTTCAGGACGCATCGCTCTGGGTCCAGGCGAAATTCAAGGGCGAACAACTCGTGGTGGAATCCGCGCCATCTATCGTTGTGCATGCGAATAACGATCCCGTCCAACCGAACGGCCGCGCGGGTAAGCAGATGAACATCGCCGGGAAGCAATACACGCGAGGGCTATACTGCCATGCCGTCAGCAGGCTTCGGGTTCGTCTGCCCAAACCGGGCAAAACATTCGAAGCGGTAGCTGGGGTTGACTCGAACGACCAGACCGCCGGCGGGCGCGGGAGCATCGAGTTTTTGGTCCGCGTGGGCGACCGTGAAGCATGGAAATCGGGCGTCATGCGCGAAGGCATGCCGGGCAAGGACGTAAGCGTCGACCTTGAAGGCGCGACGGAATTCTGGCTCGAAGTCGGCGACGCGCAAGATGGCATATCGTGCGATCAGGCCGACTGGGCCGACGCACGGGTCACGTTAATCGACGGTTCCGACGTGTGGCTCGGGGACTTGCCAATCGAAGGCGCTGGCCGCGCCCCGTATTCGACGGACCCCTTTTTCTCGTTCGTGTACGGCGGCGTGCCGTCGCATGAATCGATGCCGAAGTGGAAGCTGAAGCGGAGTTCAGAACGCATCGACAATCAACGCACGCGACACAGGCTACGGTACAGCGATCCGAATACGGGCCTTGAGGTGCGATGCGAAGGCATCGAGTACCGTGACTTCCCGACGGTGGAGTGGATGCTGTATTTCAGAAATACGTCAAAAACCGATTCTCCAATTCTCAGCGACATCCGCGCCATCGACACGCGATTTGAACGCGGCGCCGGCAGCGAATTCGCCTTGTACTATAACAAAGGCGACAACTGCACCGCGGACAGTTACGAGCCGCTGGTCGAAACGTTGAAACCTGGCTCGGACATGCGTATCGCCAATACCGGCGGACGGCCAACGCAAATCGCATTCCCGTATTGGAACCTCAACTTCGGCAATCAAGGGTTGATTGCCGTCGTCAGTTGGGCGGGCCAATGGTCGGCGCAGTTCCAACGCGACGCGGGCAACGGACTGCAATTGAGGGCCGGTCAGGAACTGACCCACTTCAAACTGCTTCCGGGCGAGGAAGTGCGCACGCCGATGATCGTGTTGCAGTTCTACCACGGCGACCGCTGGCACGCGCAGAACGTGTGGCGCGCGTGGATGCTTGCGCACAATCTGCCGCGGCCGGGCGGAAAGCTCCCGCCGGTCCCACAACTGAATGCGTGCAGTTCACACCAGTTCGGCGAGATGATTCATGCGAACTCCGACAGCCAAAAACTTTTTATCGACAAGTATCTTGAACGCGGCATGAAGCTCGACTATTGGTGGATGGACGCAGGTTGGTACTGGAACAAAACCGGCTGGCCAAACACCGGCACGTGGGAAGTGGACACCGACCGTTTTCCCGGCGGGCTGCGCCCAATCAGCGACTACGCACACGCGCGCAATGTTGACATAATCGTGTGGTTTGAACCCGAGCGTGTGACCGAGGGCACGTGGTTGGCCACGACGCATCCGGAATGGATTCACGGCGGCGCGAAGGGCGGATTGTTGAACCTGGGCATGCCCGATGCGCGCGCGTGGTTAACGGACCATGTACATGGACTCATCAAGAGCGAGGGCATCGATCTCTACCGCCAGGATTTCAACATGGACCCGCTGTCGTTTTGGCGCGCAAATGACGCCGAGGACCGTCAAGGCATCACCGAGATTCGTCACGTCGAGGGATACCTCGCATATTGGGACGACCTGCGGAACCGGCATCCGGACATGTTGATTGACTCGTGCGCAAGCGGAGGGCGCCGCAACGATCTCGAGACCTTGCGGCGCGCGGTGCCGTTGTTACGCAGCGACTACATCATGGAACCCGTCGGCAACCAGTGCCACACATTCGCGCTGTCGCCCTGGTTTCCTTTCTATGGTACGGGTACGTCGAAGACCGATCCGTACCTGATCAAGAGCACGTTGTGCCCCAGCTTTACGGCGTGCTGGGACCAGCGGGACGATTCGATCGATTGGCCCACTATCGGACGTGTCGTCGATGAGTGGAGAGCGATCGCACCCAATTATCTCGGCGACTTCTATCCCATCACGGAGTATTCGCTCGACAACAATCAGTGGATTGCGTGGCAGTTCAATCGGCCGGATGTTGGGGAAGGCGCTGTGCAGGTGTTTCGGCGCGCGGACAGCGTGTACGAATCCGCGCGCTTGCCGCTGCACGGGCTCGACCCGGATGCAACATACCGAATTGGGGAGCCCAACCGCGCGGACGCCGGAAGAGACTACGACGGTAAAACGCTGATGGAACGAGGGCTGCCGGTGACGCTCAACGAGAAGCCGGGGGCCGTGTTTATCGTGTATACGCGACACTAA